The following are encoded in a window of Desulfosporosinus sp. Sb-LF genomic DNA:
- a CDS encoding D-alanyl-D-alanine carboxypeptidase — protein MVRKVKNKNPGMSIFAAFLLMLGMAALVNKSIIMTGYQHIFEKEYDVKTSSYSSLKTTPDSSADRTTSVPPSKIEPAPSVPISPDKLNSPNAILIRLKDHTTLMQKKSEEKIYPASLTKMMTTIVAIENLPNMKEEIKLTNSTFQKLYGADASMAGFQPGEQVRAIDLLLGVMLPSGAECCIGLADQIAGSEHNLVKLMNQKAADLGMKNTHFENATGLHNIKHYTTVKDLAILLSYALQNDTFREIFTSSRHSTQPTNKNPGGITFYSTMFEELNNQNIIGGEILGGKTGYTDEAGLCLASLAKVGKQEYILISAGAKGDHHSEQYNITDALAVYNSIRNTIRSS, from the coding sequence ATGGTACGAAAAGTAAAAAACAAAAATCCAGGAATGAGCATATTTGCAGCATTTCTGTTGATGCTTGGAATGGCTGCTTTAGTTAATAAATCCATCATTATGACTGGATACCAGCACATCTTTGAGAAAGAATATGACGTTAAAACCTCGTCATATTCTTCTTTAAAGACAACACCCGATTCTTCCGCCGATAGAACAACATCGGTTCCTCCGTCTAAGATAGAACCCGCTCCCTCTGTTCCTATCTCTCCCGATAAACTGAATAGTCCTAATGCGATTTTGATCCGTTTAAAAGATCATACCACCCTGATGCAGAAAAAAAGTGAAGAAAAAATCTATCCAGCTTCTTTGACTAAAATGATGACAACCATTGTTGCGATAGAAAATTTACCTAATATGAAGGAAGAAATCAAACTGACGAATTCTACGTTTCAGAAGCTGTACGGAGCAGATGCATCAATGGCAGGTTTTCAACCGGGTGAGCAGGTCAGGGCAATCGATTTGTTATTAGGAGTAATGCTGCCGAGCGGTGCGGAGTGCTGTATTGGACTTGCTGATCAGATTGCGGGATCAGAGCATAATCTTGTAAAATTAATGAATCAAAAGGCGGCAGATCTTGGCATGAAAAATACCCATTTTGAAAATGCGACTGGACTTCACAATATAAAACACTACACAACAGTCAAAGACCTAGCTATTCTTCTAAGCTATGCTTTGCAAAATGATACTTTCCGAGAGATTTTTACATCATCCCGTCATTCCACACAACCTACTAATAAGAACCCTGGCGGGATAACCTTTTACAGTACTATGTTTGAAGAACTCAACAATCAAAATATTATTGGTGGGGAAATCTTAGGAGGGAAAACTGGATATACCGATGAGGCCGGTCTATGTCTCGCGAGTCTCGCCAAAGTGGGTAAACAAGAATATATTCTGATTTCAGCTGGTGCAAAAGGAGATCACCATTCGGAACAGTATAATATTACCGATGCATTAGCCGTATACAACAGTATTAGAAATACGATAAGGTCTTCATAG
- the vanS gene encoding vancomycin resistance histidine kinase VanS has protein sequence MRSKRDEKRNDYTKLKRKVFFQMLLITVAAAVTVYLLRYILRGQIGDRIVRFLVNAFNFEYSDALTIYQLVIRNNMDLILFVVILIFLVILFLRFSVSGFTKYFDEISAGMDKLAEESDDKITLSPELDFMENKLNQIKNNLQKQKKAALDAEQRKNDLVVYLAHDIKTPLTSVIGYLSLLDEAPDMPSEQKAKYVGITLEKAYRLEQLINEFFEITRFNLQTIVLNKEKINLLFMLQQMADEFYPMLTPQDKQVSVNVPDGLTLWGDADKLARVFNNILKNAIAYSYENNVIDISAERQDENIFITFTNQGHPIPQGKLETIFEKFYRLDSSRSTNTGGAGLGLAIAQEIVKAHDGTISVESNTENTTFTVKLPS, from the coding sequence TTGAGAAGTAAGAGAGATGAAAAAAGGAATGATTATACAAAATTAAAAAGGAAAGTATTTTTTCAAATGCTTCTGATTACAGTTGCCGCCGCTGTGACTGTTTATCTATTGCGCTATATCCTGCGTGGACAGATCGGAGATCGTATCGTTCGATTTTTAGTCAATGCTTTTAATTTTGAATATTCGGACGCCCTGACAATCTATCAGTTGGTGATTCGCAACAATATGGACTTGATTCTTTTTGTTGTAATCCTAATATTTTTAGTTATCCTTTTTCTTCGATTTTCCGTTTCTGGGTTCACAAAATATTTTGACGAAATTAGCGCTGGAATGGACAAACTTGCTGAGGAATCCGATGATAAAATTACATTATCACCGGAATTGGATTTTATGGAAAACAAGCTTAATCAGATAAAAAACAACTTGCAAAAACAAAAGAAAGCTGCCCTTGATGCCGAGCAGCGCAAAAATGATTTAGTAGTTTATTTGGCTCACGATATAAAGACACCTCTGACCTCCGTTATAGGATACTTAAGTCTTCTGGATGAAGCCCCTGATATGCCTTCTGAACAGAAGGCAAAATATGTCGGTATTACCTTGGAAAAAGCTTATCGATTAGAGCAGCTTATCAATGAGTTTTTTGAGATTACAAGATTTAATCTTCAAACGATTGTTTTGAATAAAGAAAAAATCAATTTACTGTTCATGCTTCAGCAGATGGCCGATGAATTCTATCCAATGCTGACTCCACAGGATAAGCAGGTGTCCGTTAATGTGCCTGACGGCCTCACTCTGTGGGGAGATGCAGACAAATTGGCCCGTGTGTTCAATAACATTCTGAAAAATGCGATAGCCTATAGCTATGAAAACAACGTCATTGACATTTCTGCTGAACGGCAGGACGAAAATATTTTTATAACTTTTACTAATCAGGGACATCCAATCCCGCAGGGAAAGCTTGAAACTATTTTCGAAAAGTTTTACCGATTAGATTCTTCACGTTCCACAAACACCGGTGGAGCAGGACTGGGTTTGGCAATCGCCCAAGAAATTGTCAAGGCTCACGACGGTACAATCTCTGTGGAAAGCAACACGGAAAATACTACTTTTACGGTAAAACTTCCGTCATAA
- the vanR gene encoding VanR-ABDEGLN family response regulator transcription factor, with protein sequence MSINILIVDDERSIADLIEVYLRNEGFTVYKFYNGQDAFRCVESEQLELAILDVMLPDIDGFTLCRKIREKHNFPVIMLTAKEEEIAKITGLTLGADDYITKPFRPLELVARVKAQLRRFTKYNSAVPNQEEHMIAFSGLVLDMKTHECTLNEKRLSLTPTEFSILWVLCSNRGRVVSSEELFHEVWGDKYFTNSNNTVMVHIRHLREKMHDSAEHPKYIKTVWGIGYKIEK encoded by the coding sequence ATGAGCATCAATATTTTAATTGTAGACGATGAGCGGTCCATAGCGGATCTAATTGAAGTTTATTTAAGAAATGAAGGTTTTACAGTATACAAATTTTATAACGGTCAAGATGCGTTCCGGTGTGTTGAGTCGGAACAGTTAGAGCTTGCAATACTTGATGTCATGCTACCGGATATTGATGGCTTTACTCTCTGTCGGAAAATTAGAGAAAAACATAATTTTCCGGTTATTATGCTGACAGCTAAAGAAGAAGAAATCGCTAAGATTACCGGGCTGACATTAGGTGCGGACGACTATATCACTAAACCGTTTCGCCCTTTGGAACTCGTTGCCCGTGTAAAGGCACAGCTCCGGAGATTTACCAAATATAATTCTGCGGTGCCAAACCAGGAAGAACACATGATTGCCTTTTCCGGCTTGGTATTGGACATGAAGACCCATGAATGTACGCTGAATGAAAAAAGGCTATCTCTCACTCCTACGGAATTTTCCATTCTTTGGGTCCTTTGTTCCAATCGCGGACGGGTGGTTAGTTCGGAAGAATTGTTCCATGAGGTATGGGGAGACAAGTATTTCACCAATAGCAATAATACGGTAATGGTTCATATCAGGCATTTAAGGGAAAAAATGCATGACAGCGCGGAACATCCTAAATATATCAAAACGGTATGGGGGATTGGCTATAAAATTGAGAAGTAA
- the vanZ-A gene encoding glycopeptide resistance protein VanZ-A, whose protein sequence is MEKILSRGLLALYLVILIWLVLFKLQYNILSVFNYHHRSLNLIPFAAPSIVNGSFGEMRDNVIIFIPFGLLLNVNFKKVGFSPKLVLILVFSLTCELIQFIFAIGAADITDLITNTVGGFLGLTLYGLSNKFINNKKLDRVINFVGILLLVLLLYIRIHILRLNY, encoded by the coding sequence ATGGAAAAAATATTATCTAGAGGATTGCTAGCTTTATATTTAGTGATACTAATCTGGTTAGTGTTATTCAAATTACAATACAATATTTTGTCAGTATTTAATTATCACCATAGAAGTCTTAACTTGATTCCATTTGCTGCTCCTTCAATAGTAAATGGAAGTTTCGGAGAGATGAGAGATAACGTTATAATCTTTATTCCTTTTGGCTTGCTTTTGAATGTCAATTTCAAAAAAGTTGGATTTTCACCTAAGTTAGTTTTAATACTGGTTTTTAGCCTTACTTGCGAATTAATTCAATTTATCTTCGCTATTGGGGCAGCAGACATAACAGATTTAATTACAAATACTGTTGGAGGCTTTCTCGGGCTGACATTATATGGTTTAAGCAATAAGTTTATTAATAATAAAAAATTAGACAGAGTTATTAATTTTGTTGGTATACTTTTGCTCGTATTATTGCTCTATATCCGTATCCATATACTGAGACTAAACTATTAA
- the gdhA gene encoding NADP-specific glutamate dehydrogenase — protein sequence MKILADVMEQVIKRNPNETEFHQAVSEVLESLEPVAEKHPEWVKAGIFSRIVEPERQVVFRVTWVDDNGNVQVNRGFRVQFNSAIGPYKGGLRLHPSVNIGIIKFLGFEQILKNSLTGLPIGGGKGGSDFDPKGKSDGEIMRFCQNFMFELSRHIGENTDVPAGDIGVGGREIGYLFGMYKKIRNEFTGVLTGKGLDWGGSLARTEATGYGLCYFMEEALNAKGKSFKGATVSVSGSGNVAIYATQKVHQLGGKVVAMSDSNGYIYDPEGIKLDTIQRLKEIERQRISKYVDFHPNATYTEGCSNIWNVKCDIALPSATQNELDGEAAKTLIANGCYAVGEGANMPSTPEAVELFIENKVVFGPAKAANAGGVATSALEMSQNSMRYSWSFEEVDAKLKNIMANIYKNASEAAKEYGQEDNLVAGANIAGFLKVASAMYSQGIL from the coding sequence ATGAAGATTTTGGCAGATGTAATGGAACAGGTAATCAAGAGAAACCCTAATGAAACAGAGTTTCACCAGGCAGTAAGTGAGGTCTTAGAATCCCTAGAACCAGTTGCTGAGAAACATCCAGAGTGGGTAAAGGCTGGAATATTCAGCCGTATTGTCGAGCCTGAAAGGCAAGTTGTTTTCAGGGTAACATGGGTTGATGACAATGGAAATGTTCAAGTAAATCGTGGTTTCAGAGTTCAATTTAATAGTGCGATCGGTCCCTACAAGGGTGGTTTGAGATTGCATCCATCGGTTAATATCGGGATCATTAAGTTCCTTGGATTTGAACAAATCCTTAAAAACTCACTAACGGGACTTCCCATAGGCGGAGGTAAAGGTGGCAGTGATTTCGATCCTAAAGGTAAATCAGACGGAGAAATCATGAGATTCTGCCAAAACTTTATGTTTGAGTTGTCTAGACATATTGGAGAGAACACAGACGTTCCCGCTGGAGATATTGGGGTAGGTGGACGCGAAATCGGTTATCTCTTTGGAATGTACAAGAAGATCCGCAATGAATTTACCGGAGTTCTTACCGGCAAGGGCTTAGACTGGGGCGGAAGCTTAGCTAGAACTGAAGCCACAGGGTATGGTCTTTGCTACTTTATGGAAGAAGCTCTCAATGCCAAGGGTAAGTCATTTAAGGGAGCAACTGTTTCTGTATCGGGCTCGGGAAATGTTGCTATCTATGCAACACAGAAAGTTCACCAATTAGGTGGAAAAGTAGTTGCAATGAGTGACTCCAATGGTTATATATATGATCCAGAAGGTATTAAGCTGGACACTATTCAGAGACTAAAAGAAATTGAAAGACAAAGAATCAGCAAATATGTTGATTTTCATCCAAATGCTACTTATACAGAAGGATGTTCCAATATATGGAATGTTAAATGTGATATAGCTCTACCATCTGCTACTCAAAACGAATTAGATGGAGAAGCAGCAAAGACGTTAATTGCTAATGGATGTTATGCAGTAGGCGAAGGAGCCAATATGCCTTCCACTCCTGAAGCAGTTGAACTATTCATCGAGAATAAGGTTGTATTTGGTCCTGCAAAAGCTGCCAACGCTGGTGGTGTTGCAACTTCAGCTCTCGAAATGAGCCAAAATAGCATGAGATATTCATGGTCTTTTGAAGAAGTGGATGCAAAACTAAAAAACATTATGGCGAACATCTACAAAAACGCAAGTGAAGCTGCAAAAGAATATGGTCAAGAAGATAATCTTGTCGCAGGTGCGAATATTGCGGGATTCTTAAAAGTCGCTTCTGCCATGTATTCACAAGGAATCCTTTAA
- a CDS encoding C-GCAxxG-C-C family (seleno)protein, with protein MADLALDARSRAGNKFKDGLNCAEAIVHTFNEILKNPLNHEGLKMATGFGGGLGHAGCMCGALTGSTMILGLFKGRVDPGQSREPSYDLAHQFHDRFVNEFGGTCCRGLNLHEFDSPEHLRRCLKLTGGTAKLLMEFIQEKKLLDDGVSWPA; from the coding sequence ATGGCGGACCTTGCTTTAGATGCTCGCTCAAGAGCGGGTAACAAATTCAAAGATGGCCTAAATTGTGCCGAGGCTATTGTTCATACTTTTAATGAGATATTAAAAAATCCCTTAAATCATGAAGGGTTGAAAATGGCAACCGGTTTTGGTGGAGGTTTAGGACATGCTGGATGTATGTGTGGAGCATTGACAGGCTCAACAATGATTCTAGGGCTTTTTAAGGGGCGTGTAGATCCTGGGCAATCAAGAGAACCAAGCTATGATCTTGCACATCAATTCCACGATCGGTTTGTCAATGAATTCGGGGGCACTTGTTGCCGGGGCTTAAATCTTCATGAGTTTGACTCACCCGAACATTTGCGCCGTTGTCTAAAACTAACGGGTGGAACTGCTAAGTTATTAATGGAGTTCATTCAAGAAAAGAAGTTATTAGACGATGGTGTTTCTTGGCCGGCATAA
- a CDS encoding heterodisulfide reductase-related iron-sulfur binding cluster, with product MRLDWLLIFSLILVGAILAFSYALKKKIGILTLGAKDERFDNPGKRFMNFVSEVLGQRKMLNEPYGYIHFIIFWGFIFICLGELPLIFEGLFPAYSFPILGTNPYFYMIKDVLTALVVIGLIIGAIRRWIIRPARLYRTPEAAIIVLLILGVIVTEWISSGAKVAIESNSVYALAIMYNSMAYLFKGLSPDTLVIIQDSFWWIHMLIVFGFLVYIPNSKHMHLVAVHPNVYFSSLKPIGAQITPIDLEDEELTELGVARIESFTWKQLLDSFACGECGRCMDNCPANISGKPLNPKRLISRQLKEHLLEKGAVMNLKGLKSTGDESADALAEIAENDPQAAEILQKTLIGDIVTEDEIWACTTCMSCQVQCPVSNEHVSKIIDMRRSLVMMDSNFAPELQLAFRNVENNYNPWGIGYSDRANWASELDVKLISEDENVEYLFWVGCAGSFDSRAQKVSVAIAKILKAAGVDFAILGTEEKCCGDFIRRSGNEYMYQSMAAENIEVLNGYKVKKIITACPHCLNTLKNEYPEFGGNYEVIHHTQLIDQLIKDGKLVLNTKGEFEPQKIVYHDSCYLGRYQQEYKAPRALFNLVPGVELVEMERNHNKSFCCGAGGGRMWLEEHLGERINNLRVEQALDKNAQVIGANCPFCITMLEDGVKDKVDADKQTVKVVDPAELIAKMIS from the coding sequence TTGCGTTTAGATTGGCTACTAATATTCTCTTTAATTCTTGTCGGTGCAATTCTAGCCTTTAGTTATGCCTTAAAGAAAAAGATCGGCATTTTAACTTTAGGTGCCAAAGATGAAAGGTTTGATAACCCGGGTAAGCGTTTTATGAATTTTGTTTCCGAGGTATTAGGTCAGCGTAAAATGCTTAATGAACCCTACGGATACATCCATTTCATTATTTTTTGGGGATTCATTTTTATCTGTTTAGGTGAGTTGCCTTTGATCTTTGAAGGACTGTTTCCCGCTTATTCCTTTCCCATTTTGGGAACAAACCCCTATTTTTATATGATTAAAGATGTTCTGACAGCACTGGTGGTCATAGGCTTAATTATAGGAGCTATTCGAAGATGGATCATTAGACCAGCACGTTTATATCGGACACCAGAAGCCGCAATTATTGTATTATTAATCTTGGGTGTAATAGTAACGGAATGGATATCAAGTGGCGCAAAGGTAGCGATAGAATCCAATAGCGTATACGCACTAGCGATTATGTATAATAGCATGGCCTATCTTTTTAAAGGACTTAGCCCTGATACATTGGTGATCATTCAAGATAGTTTTTGGTGGATTCATATGTTGATTGTCTTTGGTTTCTTAGTTTATATTCCAAACTCCAAGCATATGCACCTTGTGGCAGTCCATCCTAACGTTTACTTCTCATCCTTAAAACCTATTGGTGCGCAGATCACGCCGATCGACCTAGAAGACGAAGAACTAACCGAGTTAGGCGTTGCAAGAATAGAGAGTTTTACATGGAAACAATTATTAGACAGTTTCGCTTGTGGAGAATGTGGAAGGTGCATGGACAACTGCCCAGCCAATATTTCCGGTAAGCCCTTGAATCCCAAACGATTGATCAGTCGCCAGTTGAAAGAGCATCTTCTAGAAAAAGGCGCGGTCATGAATCTTAAAGGGCTAAAATCTACGGGTGACGAGAGTGCCGATGCCTTAGCCGAAATCGCTGAAAATGATCCTCAAGCAGCTGAGATTTTGCAAAAAACATTAATTGGAGATATTGTGACTGAAGATGAGATTTGGGCTTGTACTACGTGCATGTCCTGTCAAGTACAATGTCCAGTATCCAATGAGCACGTTAGTAAGATCATCGATATGCGTCGATCTCTAGTCATGATGGATAGTAATTTTGCGCCAGAATTACAATTAGCGTTCCGTAATGTTGAGAATAACTACAACCCTTGGGGTATCGGTTATAGTGACCGAGCAAATTGGGCTTCTGAGTTAGACGTTAAATTAATCAGCGAAGATGAAAATGTCGAGTACCTCTTCTGGGTTGGTTGTGCTGGTTCTTTTGATAGTCGAGCTCAAAAAGTATCGGTTGCTATCGCTAAGATTCTTAAAGCCGCTGGTGTTGACTTCGCGATTCTAGGCACTGAAGAAAAATGTTGCGGTGACTTTATACGTCGATCAGGGAATGAATATATGTATCAATCCATGGCTGCCGAAAATATCGAAGTCTTAAATGGTTATAAAGTTAAGAAAATAATCACAGCTTGCCCTCACTGCTTAAATACTTTGAAAAATGAGTACCCAGAATTTGGTGGCAACTATGAAGTAATCCACCACACCCAATTGATTGATCAATTAATTAAGGATGGTAAATTAGTTCTCAATACTAAGGGCGAATTTGAACCCCAAAAGATTGTCTACCATGATTCCTGTTATTTAGGTCGTTACCAGCAAGAGTATAAAGCGCCTCGTGCACTTTTCAACTTAGTACCGGGTGTCGAGTTAGTGGAAATGGAACGTAACCATAATAAGAGCTTCTGCTGCGGAGCCGGAGGTGGCCGGATGTGGTTAGAGGAGCATCTTGGTGAAAGAATTAATAATCTGCGAGTTGAACAAGCTCTCGATAAGAATGCGCAAGTCATCGGCGCCAACTGCCCCTTCTGTATTACCATGTTAGAAGATGGGGTAAAAGACAAGGTCGATGCAGACAAACAAACGGTTAAAGTCGTGGATCCTGCCGAGCTTATTGCTAAAATGATTAGTTAG
- a CDS encoding NapC/NirT family cytochrome c codes for MWKKWILGCLILLVGLYVLFQIGYVATSGPMFCANCHEIQKYAVSWQTSPHKSVTCLECHKPRGELGKFHAKARGLNYVFQHFSGDYTIPTRAVLSDLNCIECHLGDNKTFPNAVRLKNTPQINHYETIKKSQSCLDCHREAGHAVDIYLTPELKSAKP; via the coding sequence GTGTGGAAAAAATGGATATTAGGTTGCCTTATACTGCTTGTAGGTCTATACGTTTTGTTTCAAATCGGCTATGTTGCAACGTCTGGGCCCATGTTTTGTGCTAATTGTCATGAAATACAAAAATATGCCGTATCATGGCAGACATCTCCCCACAAAAGTGTAACGTGCTTAGAATGCCACAAACCTAGGGGCGAATTGGGTAAATTCCACGCAAAGGCTAGAGGGTTAAATTATGTGTTTCAACATTTTAGTGGTGACTATACCATTCCTACCCGAGCAGTTCTTTCTGATCTGAACTGTATTGAATGTCATTTAGGTGACAATAAGACCTTTCCTAATGCAGTTCGACTAAAGAACACACCTCAAATAAATCATTACGAAACAATTAAAAAGAGCCAATCTTGTTTAGATTGTCATAGAGAAGCAGGACATGCTGTCGATATTTATCTAACACCTGAATTGAAGAGTGCCAAGCCTTAA
- a CDS encoding iron-containing alcohol dehydrogenase, translated as MLNFNYSIPTKIFFGKEQIQSLIGQINQYGTRILLVYGGGSIKKIGLYNKVVTLLKENNLPYWELPGIDPNPRIESVRKGIALCRENQINFVLAIGGGSTIDCAKLIAAGFFYPKDPWDLMIGTAKFEKALPLGTILTLAATGSEMDPIAVISNPEINQKIGTGHPTMAPKFSILDPTYTFSVPKSQTAAGTADIMSHALESFFSGIRSAYLQSRMSEAILKTCIKYGPIAMVEPENYEARANLMWASSLAINGLLSYGKERKWSAHPIEHELSAYYDITHGVGLAIITPHWMEYVLDDSTVDVFKDYGVNVWGLNPELEAYEIARQAIEKTKAFFVSLGLPTTLSAVNISEEKLELMANAATKHGPLGEFRPINAHDVLQILKASL; from the coding sequence TTGTTAAACTTTAATTATTCAATTCCAACCAAAATCTTCTTTGGTAAAGAACAAATCCAGTCATTAATCGGGCAAATCAACCAATATGGTACCCGAATTCTCTTGGTTTATGGTGGAGGAAGCATCAAGAAAATTGGACTATACAATAAAGTAGTAACGCTTTTAAAAGAAAACAACCTTCCCTATTGGGAGCTTCCTGGCATCGACCCCAATCCGCGGATTGAGAGCGTCAGAAAAGGAATTGCCCTATGCCGTGAAAATCAGATCAATTTCGTATTAGCTATTGGCGGAGGAAGTACCATTGATTGTGCCAAATTGATCGCTGCGGGATTCTTCTATCCAAAGGATCCCTGGGATTTAATGATAGGTACAGCGAAGTTCGAAAAGGCCTTACCGCTCGGAACCATTTTGACTCTCGCAGCAACGGGTTCCGAAATGGATCCTATTGCAGTCATCAGCAATCCCGAAATCAATCAGAAAATTGGGACGGGACATCCGACAATGGCCCCGAAATTTTCTATCCTAGACCCTACATATACGTTTAGTGTCCCCAAAAGCCAAACCGCAGCAGGCACAGCCGATATTATGAGCCATGCTCTCGAATCCTTTTTTAGTGGAATAAGGAGTGCCTATTTACAAAGCCGGATGTCTGAAGCAATCTTAAAAACCTGTATTAAATATGGTCCTATAGCAATGGTGGAACCGGAGAATTATGAAGCTCGAGCCAACTTAATGTGGGCCTCCAGCCTCGCCATCAATGGACTCTTAAGTTACGGTAAAGAACGAAAGTGGAGTGCTCACCCCATAGAACATGAACTGAGCGCCTACTATGATATTACCCATGGCGTCGGGCTAGCGATCATAACCCCACATTGGATGGAATATGTCCTAGATGACAGTACTGTCGATGTCTTTAAAGACTATGGAGTCAATGTTTGGGGCTTAAACCCAGAGTTGGAAGCCTATGAGATCGCACGTCAAGCGATTGAAAAGACTAAAGCCTTTTTTGTATCTTTAGGTTTACCGACCACCCTGAGTGCGGTAAATATAAGCGAAGAAAAACTTGAACTTATGGCTAACGCTGCCACCAAGCACGGGCCGCTAGGCGAATTCCGGCCTATTAACGCCCACGATGTCCTTCAAATCCTAAAGGCATCGCTGTAA
- a CDS encoding nitroreductase family protein, protein MELLEAIQSRRSIRKFLSKPVPEEYITQLIEAARLAPSGSNLQPTRFIVIKSDAARTQLSSATSLPFVTQAPVVIACIVDTESFGSMETRARELKEAGAFTDTPLDNMDPKLYAKRKPMDQATAEGYLRLNAAIAIDHITLRAVDLGLGTCWVMMFDQEKAKQALGLDDNYNVVALIPVGYPDQSPGPRPRLERDQILLKEM, encoded by the coding sequence ATGGAATTACTAGAAGCTATTCAGTCCAGACGAAGTATTCGAAAATTCTTATCCAAGCCCGTCCCTGAAGAGTATATTACTCAACTTATAGAAGCGGCACGACTCGCTCCATCTGGGAGCAATCTTCAACCCACTCGTTTTATTGTCATTAAAAGCGACGCAGCCAGAACACAATTGAGCAGTGCAACGTCTTTGCCATTTGTCACACAAGCCCCTGTAGTTATAGCCTGCATTGTTGATACTGAATCTTTTGGCAGTATGGAAACTCGGGCACGGGAGCTCAAAGAAGCAGGAGCCTTCACGGATACCCCCCTCGATAACATGGACCCAAAGCTCTATGCAAAACGAAAACCCATGGATCAGGCAACAGCAGAAGGCTATCTGCGATTAAATGCGGCCATTGCCATTGACCACATAACCTTGCGTGCAGTCGACTTAGGTCTCGGAACCTGTTGGGTCATGATGTTTGACCAAGAGAAAGCGAAGCAAGCCCTCGGACTGGACGACAACTACAATGTTGTAGCTTTAATCCCTGTTGGGTACCCTGACCAATCTCCAGGACCCCGCCCTAGACTTGAACGAGATCAAATTTTACTAAAAGAAATGTAA